The Leptotrichia sp. OH3620_COT-345 genome segment ACAATGTATGGTGACCTGTCAGGAAGATATACTTCAGTCTTGTAAATCTTGCTATAAATATATTCCAAAACATACCGAGTGCCATTATTAACGCAGTTACCGTTCCATATTCTTTCAATGCCAATGACACTATCGCTTCATTGTTAGGTACAATACCCTGTACGTGAAATCCCTGTTCAAACATACTCCCCATAGGTGCAAGAGAGCCTACTACCAATCCTGCTCCTCCTCCCAATACAAGAAATCCGAGTATTGTCTTAACCGTTCCTTTGACTATGTCCGTTATAGGTTTTTTTTGAACGATTAATCCTATCATAGCTATCATTCCTACTAAAATTGAAGGTACTTTTAAAATATCTACTATAAAAGTCAGTAAAGTTTTCATATTTTCCTCCTAAATTATTATTTTAATTCTTATTTTTTAAAATAGTTTGTCAATTTTTCCTCAAGCTCAGACATACTTATAATACTGTCCAGAACTATAAGTTTCTCAGATGAAATACTTGCACTTTCAGCAATATCCTTTCCCATTACAAATACATCAGCAGCCCCCGGAACTGCTGAAGCCAGATCTGAATGTTCCACTTCGGCTTCCACTCCAATTTTCTTTAAAACTTTCTTTATGTTCATTTCTACCATAAAACTGCTTCCCAGTCCTGAACCGCAAACTGCCATAATTTTCATAAAATTTCTCCTCCTATTTCTTTTTTATAAATCTATATATGAATTTTCTTTTTCATATCTATATCAGTATTCTTTTATAATTTCTTCTATTTCCTGAATATTATTTGCATTTATCAACTTATCGATACACTTGTCATTCTGAAATAATTCCATTAATTTCATAAGTATTTCCATATGACTGTCCGCATCTTTAGAAGCGAGGATAAATATAAGATATATTTTCTGTTCTCCGTAA includes the following:
- a CDS encoding PTS sugar transporter subunit IIB; the encoded protein is MKIMAVCGSGLGSSFMVEMNIKKVLKKIGVEAEVEHSDLASAVPGAADVFVMGKDIAESASISSEKLIVLDSIISMSELEEKLTNYFKK